In a single window of the Brachionichthys hirsutus isolate HB-005 chromosome 18, CSIRO-AGI_Bhir_v1, whole genome shotgun sequence genome:
- the six1a gene encoding homeobox protein six1a, whose amino-acid sequence MSILPSFGFTQEQVACVCEVLQQGGNLERLGRFLWSLPACDHLHKNESVLKAKAVVAFHRGNFRELYKILESHQFSPHNHPKLQQLWLKAHYVEAEKLRGRPLGAVGKYRVRRKFPLPRTIWDGEETSYCFKEKSRGVLREWYTHNPYPSPREKRELAEATGLTTTQVSNWFKNRRQRDRAAEAKERENSENNSAGGNKQNQLSPLDGGKSLMSSSEDEFSPPPSPDHNSALLLQGNMSHPGASAYPMSGLGGPQPVHGMHGHPHQLQDSLLGPLTSSLVDLGS is encoded by the exons ATGTCTATATTGCCGTCCTTCGGGTTTACGCAGGAGCAAGTGGCATGCGTTTGCGAGGTGTTGCAACAGGGAGGAAACCTCGAGAGGCTCGGCCGCTTCCTGTGGTCTCTGCCTGCCTGCGATCACCTCCACAAGAACGAAAGCGTCCTCAAAGCCAAGGCGGTGGTGGCCTTCCACCGGGGGAACTTCAGAGAGCTCTACAAGATCCTGGAAAGCCACCAGTTTTCTCCGCACAATCACCCgaagctccagcagctctgGCTGAAGGCGCACTACGTGGAGGCGGAGAAGCTGCGCGGCCGGCCGCTCGGAGCCGTCGGGAAGTACCGGGTGAGGAGGAAATTCCCGCTGCCTCGCACAATATGGGACGGCGAGGAAACCAGCTACTGCTTTAAGGAGAAATCCCGGGGTGTCCTGCGAGAGTGGTACACACACAACCCCTACCCGTCCCCGCGGGAGAAGAGGGAGCTGGCCGAGGCCACAGGACTGACCACCACGCAGGTCAGCAACTGGTTCAAAAACAGACGGCAGCGCGACAGAGCCGCAGAGGCGAAGGAGAG AGAGAACAGTGAGAACAACAGCGCAGGAGGCAACAAACAGAACCAGCTGTCCCCGCTAGACGGAGGAAAGTCTCTCATGTCCAGCTCAGAGGACGAGTTTTCTCCACCCCCGAGTCCCGACCACAACTCGGCGCTTTTGCTTCAGGGAAACATGAGCCATCCAGGGGCCTCTGCTTACCCAATGTCCGGCCTGGGGGGCCCACAGCCGGTGCACGGCATGCATGGACACCCGCACCAACTGCAGGACTCCTTGTTGGGACCTCTAACCTCCAGTCTTGTGGATTTGGGCTCTTAA